The Podarcis muralis chromosome Z, rPodMur119.hap1.1, whole genome shotgun sequence DNA segment TGCGCTGCCTGGCTGGTCCCCAGGCTGTCCAAACCGCTGCCGCCGGAGGCGAGCCAGGGACGTCTGGTGCATCAGCCAGGAAAGTCGCCCAgaggctgctgcccccccccccatgaccttGGCTATGCTGGGACTGGGAGCACCTGACCTGAACAGCCCAGAGGAGCTCTGGGGCCTGGAGCTGAACAgaaacaaagcagaaaaaaaaGTAGTCTCCCACCAGCTGAACACCAGCTtaccgttgctgctgctgctgctgccgccgccgccgacaCCAAAAGGAGATAGGAAAGTACCAGGAGGGCCAGGGAGGCTGCAAATAATTGCTTGGCGTAGCCTAGACCTGACCCAGGCCTAACTTTCTGGCAGCTGGCCTGACAGGGGGAAACTGCACACCAGAGGCCACCACAGGGGAAAACATACACAACATGGGCCCTCCCCAGCTATGAATattaatatatatttcttttttataatatttatcctggttgttgtttttttaatcatttcttctttttcttctttctttttctgtgaagAACTGTAAAAGCACCCTTGCAGGAGGCCTGAACCATAGAAGGGAATACCGCCTTAGCCCTTACCCAGGGATCTGACAACCATTGAAATTAAAATGGCCTGTGAGTCAAAATTACTTCCAATACATTCTTTAATTATATACACAACCCCCTTTTTtcactcattaattttatttttttaattcactTTTACACCTTTTCTATTATTACTCACTTATTTTTTTACTATTCTTCTTGCGGCTATTCTATCTTGCGGCTGAGTCCAAATGCAGGCAAGTTGGAAGGTGATCTTCTCCGTCTGGTGTAGGAAactatcaagtacagtggtacctcaggttgcatacacttcagtttacagactccgctaacccagaaatagtgcttcaggttaagaactttgcttcaggttgaaaacagaaatcgtgctccggcggcacagcagcagtggaaggccccattagctaaagtggtgcttcaggttaagaacggtttcaggttaagtacagacctccggaacaaattaagtatttaacccgaggtactactgtacaaaaTCCTGTTGAAGAAATACTGTGCGACTGGTATGGGTCAGCTTTTCACAATTGGTATTTTATGGATCTGTTTATGACATTTACAGTATATCCCTCTTTTTCTTCCAAACAGCTCAAGGTGACGTCCAtatttctccttctccccatcttctgacaacaaccctgccaagccagttaggctgagagggagtggctagcccaagatcacccagtgcgTCTCATGGCTGAGCGGGAAATTgagccctgctctcccaggtccaggCCCAGCACTCTAATCACTCGGCCACATGGACTCTCCTGGAATCTTGGCATGGTGGCCGTGCGTTCCATGTCACCAAGCAACGGAGGCTGTGACTGTTTGAACTGAGGTTCTGGCATCCTCAGCGTGGAGAGGTTGGCAGAGGTTTGCTGTAGTGACCCTTGCTTATTTGGATTAGAATAGGGCATTTCAGAGACTCCTGGAGGTAGGTGAAAGTTGGCATTTCCAGGGGACTTAGCTTTAGGACATAGAATAATTGTATCACCAAGTTTGGCAAAGAGCGATCAAAGGTCAAAGGAAACTTTTTGTGTAAATATTTTAGAAGGGGAGAATGAATGCTGTAAAGGAAAATTTAGTCATCTATATTGTAGGGCacgagggcacaaggagaaggggacgacaggacgagatgaagaagaagaagagtttggatttgatatcccgcctttcactccctttaaggagtctcaaagtggctaacattctcctttcccttcctcccccacaacaaacactctgtgaggtgagtggggctgagagacttcaaagaagtgtgactggcccaaggtcaaggatagtgttctcgaagctaccagcatgagtttgaccaaactgcgggaggcggtggaagacagaagtgcctggcatgctctggtccatggggtcatgaagagtcggacacgactaaacgactaaacaacaacaacatattttagtTGGTTGAATCTTATTTTAAATAGCATTCTATATGCTGTTTGTCATTAAAGAAATATTATGTAAATCTGGGAAATTGATATTTCTACATAATGGATACtaactttgtacagtggtacctcgggttacatacgcttcaggttacacactctgctaacccagaaatagtgcttcaggttaagaattttgcttcaggatgagaacagaaatcgtgcagcagcggtgcggcagcagtaggaggccccattagctaaagtggtgcttcaggttaagaacagtttcaggttaagtacgggcctccggaacgaattaagtacttaacccgaggtaccactgtactgttgtttgaaaaggaaaaacatATTTCATATAAGTCTCTCtcagagcctttttggctgaaaagAAGAGTACAAAtgctctgaatgaatgaatgaatgaatgtgttctCCTTGTGGACCTCTCTGACCTTCATCTCTTGTTTCAGGTCACCTTCCTTCCTGCAGAGCAGCTCCTGAAGGCCAAGTGCTTCCTGGCCAGTGACCTTGCTGCTGAGAGCACCTTCGAGCCCTTGGACATCTCCCACTTGCTGCAAGAGTTCAGCGGCAAAGCAGTGGAGGTAGGATGCTGCTAGGGTAGGAGAGAAGAATCTCCGCCTTGAAGTAGGGGAGTCCACCCCATGCCATTGGGTGGCCATGACACATGTTTgttgggaggggcctcacaatgTCAGAACAAGAACCTCAGCCCAAGGGTCCTGAGACAGCCCCACCTCATGGTACCATCTGAGTGACCCTCTCCTTCATCTCTGACAGgtggaggtgctgctggaggccttcCAGAAGATCACTCCAAGGTCTACAATGGAGAGCAGAGAAGTGGCCATCTTAGTTTATCATTACCTGGAGAAAGTGGTTGAACACCTCCTCCAATTTCCTTTCATGTATGGGGTACTCAAGCTTCCACTGGCCTAAAAGAGATGTTGGGAATCTGCAGGGCTTGCTCAGAAAGTAACTCTCTCCCTGAGGGGGGAGGCCAGGCAGCTGGGGAACCCGGTCCTCACAGTGTCAGCAGCCAGTCTCCaaatctcttcctccctctggaTTCCCAGCTGATTTGCTGCCTCATGGCAACAGACAGAGGATTTGGAGGGCTCCCGCTGTGGTACCATAGCCAGGATTAGGTCTTTTAACAGGAAGAGCAACAGAGCAGAAGCCGAGAAGGCAGGGACAGGCCTCTGTCCTCTAGGCGAGGCAGCAAGGGGTGAGATTGGTGCAGGttccccctctctttttgccATCTGCAGAGATGCAGCAGCACAGAGGGGCTGATCCAGATCCTTCTGGAGtgcaggagaccagggaagaCCAAGCCATTTCCTCTCTGTGGCATGGCAGCAAGCAGTAGAGTTCCTGATGGAGCTGGACCACCTGCGGAGGGGTCAGGTTTAAAGGCAAAGCGCCTTTCTGGCCCCCGCACCACTGCCCAGAGAACCAAATGGTCCCCTCCCTGCAAGAATGTGCCATCCCTGAGCCAAGAGTTCTGACTGTTGCTGTTCCTGCAAGAGAATATGGCAGGAGGTTTTGGCTGACCAACAACAACTACTCCATCTGAAGGCTGAGCAGCTGCATCAGAGCTCCTTGGCAGAGTCTGCTACCGCTGTGGTAAGGACGAATCCCCTGCTTTCTGGCTTCTTCTCCCCATCAAGGGGTTTCTGTATTCTGCAGAAAAGCAGGGAAAGTGActtgcacctctctctctcccagcaacACCTGACCAGCCTGTTGCACACCATCCGCAGGATGGATGAATACAAAGCCACCTATGCACCATCACTTTCCACAGCTGCTGATAGCTGCCAACTTCCTGCCTGCCCAGGAATTCCTCAACTGGGTAGCGCATCGCAAAGGGACAAATTGAGTCCTTTTTCCTTCAGCTTCTGGGGTTTTCTGGTCCAGCTTGATTTTCCAAGGGAGACTATCCTTCAGGTGGCTACTAGGGAGCAAGGATGCGGAAggaatttgattctgtttgcatgTCAAGGCAGATCTGCATAATTCATAATTTCTGGAAATATCAACTTCTGGGGGAGCCTTGTAAATGTGGTTTTCCAGTTTGGTTCTTGGTGTTCTGGTGTGGGGTACTGACACAGGAGAAAATGGCTGGAGCAAGGAGGCCCCTGCTTGGTTTCAACTCTTTTGTTCCCACCAACAGCAGAGGGTCCCCCAAGGCCCCATTCTTGAtccctgtgctggtcccagggggaataaggtactattaccgtaggccaagatcagtccagagtctctaacaggatagatgatcactagatgagacgcgaggtccgagacagggagccaggcggggtaacaggaacgatggtagggcagaagcaggaagccaggcgaggaacaggaacactggtagggcagaagcaggagtccaggcgaggaacaggaacactagtagggcagaagcaggaatccaggcgaggaacaggaacaccggagagtcagaaacaggaagccgggcgaggaacaggcacactgggagtgccgaacaaggactgggtaaaacaggtactccacaacgacgttgctcccgcaacctgggaccgggctgcctgagctttatcttcttctaaggccgggggcggtcccggcccccagaagccccgcctctcttggccttaaggcgagcactcctcctgggagacaccagttcccttcgcctctctgccctaagcctctgcagatcaggagaggccgaagggttactgggccccgggggaggctcacctgtagccactgagtcttccagcacctctggggcctgaatgatttcacctggtgcctgctcttgagtttcctcagcatctaggccttgccccagttcagccggccctggaggcggggactcctgtgccggctgggattcctccggatcgctctcagactcggaatcccaggccatcacaatcccTATGCCACAATCATGCCATCTTTGGCTACATTGAAGAGACTGCAAAGCCAAGCAAGGTCTCTGCCCAATAGAACGTAGCAAATGCATCTTTATTGATGAGATCTTTGCCAGTGGAGGGGCAATTGTAATCTCCTACAAAAGGCCTTCCAGTAATGTTGTTATGGCTGGCTGCAAGAAGTATCGTTCCCAAGATTCCACATTTAAAGTCTTTCCTCTGGATGCAGATAGCAGACATCCGCCCTCCCCAATTTAGACGGCAACCCCAATGGGGGTTCCCTAACATGCCCTCTTTGGAATTTGGACTTCACCCCTACTGTGTACTCATTTACCTTAAATATTCTGCGGCTCATGTCAAGGCTACTTTGAGCCTCcaaattgtctccagttttagttctcttcagaatagacccattggatTTGATGTACATGATGAACTTatgtccattcacttcagtgggtttGCTCAGCGCAAAACATAGTTGGATCCAACTCTCCATCTGTAAGACTAC contains these protein-coding regions:
- the LOC144326189 gene encoding uncharacterized protein LOC144326189, yielding MNECVLLVDLSDLHLLFQVTFLPAEQLLKAKCFLASDLAAESTFEPLDISHLLQEFSGKAVEVEVLLEAFQKITPRSTMESREVAILVYHYLEKVVEHLLQFPFMYGVLKLPLA